A genomic segment from Polyangium mundeleinium encodes:
- a CDS encoding FG-GAP repeat domain-containing protein: protein MHASLLALSFSLVPIYTISPEPLSVRGMQLGDIDGDGELDVVLAHGGNPPLYGVSVLLNRGSGALSQPRSYRISDNSGTGLRIADFNEDHRLDLVVMTRGADGMRSVDVLLGQGEEGFGAPRVVAPNEKVNGVEVGDWNADGHRDIVVGSSSVEGDAPLVLLFGRGDGTFAPPVEHRGEYTLRNLAAGDMNGDGTVDIVAEMYEAPGEGVATWSVAVFLNDGTGRLAAPPLKHPVAWKYWKDLELLDANRDGRLDVALIPAYENEVAVLRGEGDGKLGEVTRHATGRGPVSLAVGDVDRDGFPDLVTANAEDKTLSVILLGAPGSPPKHWELPLGDTPAAVALGNMDGNAGLEIVSAGEMGRITVVGLREP, encoded by the coding sequence ATGCATGCCTCCCTGCTCGCGCTCTCGTTTTCCCTCGTTCCGATTTATACCATTTCTCCCGAGCCCCTGTCGGTTCGTGGCATGCAGCTCGGGGACATCGACGGAGACGGGGAGCTCGACGTGGTGCTCGCCCACGGGGGCAACCCGCCGCTCTATGGGGTCAGCGTGCTGCTGAACCGAGGATCGGGCGCCTTGTCGCAGCCGCGGTCGTACCGGATCTCCGACAATAGCGGTACGGGTCTGCGGATCGCCGATTTCAATGAGGATCATCGCCTCGACCTCGTGGTGATGACCCGCGGGGCGGACGGAATGAGGTCGGTCGACGTGCTGCTCGGTCAGGGGGAGGAGGGCTTCGGAGCGCCGCGAGTCGTGGCACCCAACGAGAAGGTGAACGGGGTCGAAGTGGGGGATTGGAACGCGGACGGGCATCGGGACATCGTCGTGGGAAGCAGCTCCGTCGAGGGGGATGCTCCGCTCGTGCTCCTGTTCGGTCGCGGGGATGGCACCTTTGCGCCGCCCGTCGAGCACCGGGGCGAGTATACCCTCAGGAATCTCGCTGCGGGGGACATGAACGGCGACGGCACGGTCGATATCGTGGCCGAAATGTACGAGGCGCCGGGCGAGGGGGTCGCGACGTGGAGCGTGGCCGTGTTTCTCAACGACGGTACCGGGCGACTCGCTGCGCCGCCGCTGAAACATCCAGTCGCCTGGAAGTATTGGAAGGACCTCGAGTTGCTCGACGCCAATCGCGACGGGCGCCTCGACGTGGCCCTGATTCCGGCCTACGAAAATGAGGTTGCCGTGCTGCGCGGCGAAGGAGATGGCAAGCTCGGCGAGGTCACCCGTCATGCGACCGGTCGTGGTCCGGTGTCTCTGGCCGTCGGCGATGTCGATCGGGACGGTTTTCCCGATCTGGTCACGGCCAACGCAGAGGACAAGACGCTCTCCGTGATTCTCCTGGGTGCCCCCGGCAGCCCGCCCAAGCACTGGGAGCTTCCGCTGGGGGATACGCCTGCTGCCGTGGCGCTCGGGAACATGGATGGGAATGCCGGACTGGAAATCGTGAGCGCGGGCGAAATGGGGCGCATCACGGTCGTCGGACTCCGCGAACCCTGA